The Candidatus Bathyarchaeum sp. genome has a window encoding:
- the tgtA gene encoding tRNA guanosine(15) transglycosylase TgtA — MSFEIMDKDLLGRIGKFETKSGKVETPLLFPVINPGIQPISPKKLQNEFGCEALITNAYIINKNFKEIAVEKGLHKFLDFNGSIMTDSGAYQLLIYKGIETTPKKIVQFQEAIDTDIATILDIPTGWGVSKEYAKYTVTETIKRAKALKKMKSRDELAWVGPVQGGQYLDLIAKSAKAMGKLPFQVHALGSPTPVMEQYKFDVLVDMIATAKMNLPPERPLHLFGAGHPFMFALAVALGCDLFDSAAYALFARQDRYLTDSGTKRLSELEYFPCSCPVCSKTDPKTVRELSKDERHRLLSEHNLHVSFGELRRVKQAITEGRLWEHMEMRAYGHPSLLQALKKVKTYSNYIEKHSPVHKKGGVFLFNSTSLARPEVVHYQKRIVSRYNPSQEAKLLLLLPQTIKKPFHTSKEHETLLQNIHEKMPDKVDSIHVCTYTAPFGVVPTELDDVYPVSQSIMTAPFDDETISNVAQQTQNYLMATNYKNAVLLREPKVWKGKVLSACKRACKKKQIPLEVVEGKEPWEENSIAHLIEVINEILSSA; from the coding sequence ATGTCGTTTGAAATAATGGACAAGGATTTGTTGGGGCGTATAGGAAAATTTGAAACAAAAAGTGGGAAAGTAGAGACTCCGCTTCTGTTTCCAGTGATTAATCCAGGCATTCAACCGATTTCACCTAAAAAGTTACAAAATGAGTTTGGGTGCGAAGCCCTCATAACAAACGCTTACATTATTAACAAAAACTTCAAAGAAATTGCCGTTGAAAAAGGGTTACACAAATTTTTAGATTTTAACGGATCAATCATGACAGATTCTGGTGCGTATCAACTTCTTATTTACAAGGGAATTGAAACTACACCAAAAAAAATTGTGCAATTCCAAGAAGCAATAGACACCGATATCGCCACAATCCTTGACATCCCCACGGGGTGGGGGGTTTCAAAAGAATATGCAAAATATACAGTAACAGAAACAATCAAACGGGCCAAAGCTCTCAAAAAAATGAAATCACGTGATGAATTGGCTTGGGTTGGTCCGGTTCAAGGTGGACAATATCTAGATTTGATTGCTAAATCAGCAAAAGCAATGGGTAAACTGCCGTTTCAGGTTCATGCGTTGGGCAGTCCAACTCCAGTCATGGAGCAATACAAGTTTGATGTCCTGGTTGACATGATTGCTACCGCAAAGATGAATCTGCCGCCAGAACGTCCTCTTCATTTGTTTGGTGCGGGGCACCCCTTCATGTTTGCTTTGGCAGTAGCATTAGGATGTGATCTGTTTGATTCTGCGGCCTATGCCTTGTTTGCTCGTCAAGACCGTTACTTAACAGATTCAGGGACTAAAAGATTAAGTGAATTAGAATATTTTCCGTGTTCTTGTCCTGTGTGTAGTAAAACAGATCCTAAAACAGTTAGAGAACTTTCAAAAGATGAAAGACATCGCTTGCTTTCAGAGCACAATCTTCATGTTAGTTTTGGTGAGTTACGACGAGTGAAACAAGCAATAACTGAAGGTAGACTCTGGGAACATATGGAAATGCGGGCATATGGTCATCCTTCCCTTCTTCAAGCATTAAAAAAGGTCAAAACATACAGTAATTATATTGAAAAACACAGCCCCGTCCATAAAAAAGGCGGAGTCTTCTTGTTTAATTCAACAAGTTTAGCTCGTCCAGAAGTGGTTCACTATCAAAAAAGGATTGTTAGTAGATACAATCCATCACAAGAAGCAAAACTTTTGTTGTTGTTACCTCAAACAATCAAAAAACCATTCCACACGTCAAAAGAGCACGAAACATTACTACAAAACATTCATGAAAAAATGCCTGACAAAGTTGATTCAATCCATGTTTGCACATATACTGCTCCCTTTGGTGTGGTGCCTACAGAACTTGATGATGTTTATCCTGTTTCACAAAGTATTATGACAGCTCCCTTTGATGATGAAACAATTTCAAATGTAGCTCAACAGACACAAAATTACTTAATGGCTACAAATTACAAAAACGCAGTGCTTCTGAGAGAGCCAAAAGTTTGGAAAGGGAAAGTTTTGTCAGCATGCAAGCGTGCCTGTAAAAAGAAACAGATTCCACTAGAGGTGGTGGAGGGAAAAGAGCCATGGGAAGAAAACAGTATTGCACACCTTATAGAAGTAATAAATGAGATATTATCATCAGCGTAA
- a CDS encoding MBL fold metallo-hydrolase: protein MELKFLGSAREVGRAGIAVKSEKNQLLLDYGVMFGEEPGFPMHIPPKDVDALVLTHSHLDHSGGIPHFHIQDKKPVYGTQLTFDLSKPLISDFIRLSGYYLSFEFLELEAMMKNSIHLDFRKEKTIGDMKFQLLNSGHLPGGAQVLIDADGKRLVYTGDYNAIDTQLLAGADRNYGDLDGIIIESTYANEVHPDRKEIEKEFMDYVNGVVEKGGTALIPAFSVGRSQEIACVLAAHHFEYPVVMDGMAREANRIMLNHASYMRDPKLFKKALGDAIWVEGWKDRRRLASKPGAIISPAGMLKGGPAAFYIQKVGKKKKNGVFLVGYQIPGTPGRQLLDEGKCIIDDKVQNVKAQVKKFDFSSHSGANELKGAVKDLKGNPKVYVVHGEPETCEMFAEWINTEVGLEAVAPKTGEKFTV, encoded by the coding sequence ATGGAACTCAAGTTTCTTGGAAGTGCAAGAGAAGTAGGCAGAGCAGGCATCGCAGTAAAATCAGAAAAAAACCAATTGTTACTAGATTACGGAGTAATGTTCGGTGAAGAACCCGGATTTCCAATGCATATTCCACCAAAAGATGTAGACGCATTGGTATTGACCCATAGTCATCTGGACCACTCAGGTGGAATTCCACATTTTCACATACAAGACAAAAAACCCGTCTACGGTACACAATTAACCTTTGATCTTAGCAAGCCGTTGATTTCAGACTTCATTCGTTTGTCCGGTTATTACCTATCTTTTGAGTTCCTTGAATTAGAAGCAATGATGAAAAACAGTATTCATCTTGATTTCCGAAAAGAAAAAACAATTGGGGACATGAAGTTTCAGCTTCTCAACTCGGGGCATTTACCAGGAGGCGCTCAGGTTCTAATAGATGCAGATGGAAAACGGTTAGTTTACACGGGAGATTATAACGCCATAGATACCCAGCTTCTTGCAGGTGCAGACCGGAATTATGGTGACCTTGATGGAATAATTATTGAAAGCACATACGCCAATGAAGTTCATCCCGACCGAAAAGAGATAGAAAAAGAGTTCATGGACTACGTGAACGGTGTTGTAGAAAAGGGTGGAACTGCGTTAATTCCTGCTTTTAGTGTTGGACGATCCCAAGAAATAGCATGTGTTTTAGCAGCGCACCATTTTGAGTATCCTGTCGTTATGGATGGCATGGCAAGGGAAGCAAACCGGATAATGTTAAATCATGCATCATACATGCGAGACCCAAAATTGTTCAAAAAAGCCCTCGGGGACGCAATTTGGGTAGAAGGGTGGAAAGACCGTAGAAGACTTGCAAGTAAACCAGGAGCAATAATTTCTCCTGCAGGCATGCTGAAAGGAGGACCAGCAGCCTTTTACATACAAAAAGTCGGCAAGAAAAAGAAAAATGGTGTGTTCCTTGTTGGGTATCAGATTCCAGGTACTCCAGGTCGTCAGTTGCTTGATGAAGGCAAATGCATAATTGATGATAAAGTACAAAACGTAAAAGCTCAAGTGAAAAAGTTTGATTTTTCATCCCACAGTGGAGCTAACGAACTAAAAGGTGCAGTTAAAGACCTCAAAGGAAATCCAAAAGTGTATGTAGTCCACGGTGAGCCAGAAACATGTGAAATGTTTGCTGAATGGATAAACACTGAAGTTGGACTGGAAGCTGTTGCACCCAAAACAGGTGAAAAGTTCACAGTATAA
- a CDS encoding aminotransferase class I/II-fold pyridoxal phosphate-dependent enzyme, producing MKITDRVQNLEYAIRDVVGHAKYLEKNGKKMIYLNIGDPLQFDFRTPDHIKEALIEAVNDEKNSYSPSEGIPELLDAICEKEKRVGKFDVLPENVLVSNGVSEAIQMVLGAIVDSGDEILVPGPAYPPYISYTEFFGGKAIQYKTNEDDAWQPDLDDVRSKITENTRAIVIINPNNPCGALYDRKTVKEMVDVAGEHDIPIISDEIYDQLAYDEIVSTANVSKDVTVIGLNGFSKVYLMTGWRLGYMYFTGQNEQALTDLREYIIKEARIRLSANTPVQKAAVAALQGPQEYIVDMVKKLEERRDYSFKRLNEIEGITCAKPSGAFYFFPKVEGIGSQWANDMEFVRDLIDETGIVFVHGSGFGSKYGSGHFRGVFLPPLEILEESFDRFGKFMKSKK from the coding sequence TTGAAAATTACCGACCGAGTCCAGAATCTTGAGTACGCAATTCGCGATGTTGTAGGTCATGCCAAGTACCTAGAAAAGAATGGAAAAAAAATGATTTATCTAAACATCGGCGACCCCCTTCAGTTTGATTTTCGGACACCAGACCACATTAAAGAAGCATTAATTGAAGCAGTTAACGACGAAAAAAACTCGTATTCTCCTTCTGAAGGAATCCCTGAACTCTTAGACGCAATTTGTGAAAAGGAAAAACGAGTGGGAAAATTTGATGTTTTACCAGAAAACGTGTTGGTTTCTAATGGGGTTTCTGAAGCAATTCAAATGGTTCTAGGGGCGATAGTTGATTCAGGAGATGAAATTTTAGTTCCTGGACCAGCATATCCACCTTATATCTCATATACTGAGTTTTTTGGTGGAAAAGCAATCCAATACAAAACAAATGAAGATGACGCCTGGCAACCAGATTTAGATGATGTGAGGTCCAAAATTACGGAAAATACTCGAGCGATTGTTATTATTAATCCTAACAATCCTTGTGGTGCATTATATGACCGCAAAACAGTCAAAGAAATGGTTGATGTAGCGGGAGAGCATGACATACCAATCATTTCTGATGAAATTTATGACCAACTCGCATATGACGAAATAGTTAGCACAGCAAACGTGTCAAAAGATGTTACGGTTATCGGTCTTAATGGCTTTTCCAAAGTTTATTTGATGACTGGTTGGCGTCTTGGTTACATGTATTTTACTGGACAAAATGAACAAGCATTAACAGATTTACGAGAATACATCATAAAAGAGGCAAGAATAAGGCTCTCAGCAAACACTCCAGTTCAAAAAGCAGCAGTTGCAGCCTTACAGGGACCGCAAGAATACATAGTTGACATGGTAAAGAAGCTAGAAGAAAGGCGTGATTATTCTTTCAAACGCCTCAACGAAATCGAGGGCATCACCTGTGCTAAACCGAGTGGCGCATTCTATTTCTTCCCAAAGGTGGAAGGAATTGGTTCCCAATGGGCAAACGATATGGAGTTTGTTCGTGACTTGATAGACGAAACTGGAATAGTTTTTGTTCACGGGTCAGGCTTTGGCTCAAAATACGGTTCAGGACACTTCAGAGGAGTATTTTTGCCCCCACTTGAAATTCTTGAAGAAAGCTTTGATCGTTTTGGCAAGTTCATGAAATCCAAAAAATAA
- a CDS encoding nitroreductase family protein: MELFDAIKNRRSIRKYQDTAVEKEKIMKVLEAARLAQSAANRQPYGFVVITDKKTIKKISSATYQEWVAPVMIVLCANPKESWVRKDKEEFWKVDAGLTMQNLSLAAYAEGLGTCWIAAFDEEKTKSILGIKNPIHVVTMTPLGYPDEKKGPITERKSIEELIHYEKW, from the coding sequence TTGGAACTTTTTGATGCAATAAAAAACAGACGCAGTATTCGAAAGTATCAAGATACTGCAGTTGAAAAAGAAAAAATCATGAAGGTTTTGGAGGCTGCTCGTCTTGCTCAGTCGGCAGCGAATCGTCAACCGTATGGGTTTGTTGTGATAACAGACAAAAAGACAATAAAAAAAATTAGTTCTGCTACATATCAGGAATGGGTTGCTCCAGTGATGATTGTATTGTGTGCTAATCCAAAGGAATCTTGGGTAAGAAAGGATAAAGAAGAATTCTGGAAAGTTGATGCAGGTTTAACTATGCAAAATTTGTCCTTGGCAGCATATGCCGAAGGTTTAGGAACATGTTGGATAGCAGCCTTTGATGAAGAAAAAACAAAATCAATTTTGGGGATTAAAAACCCCATTCATGTGGTTACAATGACTCCTTTGGGCTATCCTGATGAAAAAAAGGGTCCAATTACAGAGCGAAAATCCATTGAGGAACTAATACATTACGAAAAATGGTAA
- a CDS encoding peroxiredoxin produces MDKTKAPDFCLQNQEDKKVCLTDYKGKWVILYFYPKDNSKTCTLEAVDFTDNLKQFEELDTIVIGVSPDSVKSHKNFASKHNLNIILLSDPEHQVLEQYKVWKLKKMYGRKYMGVERSTFIIDPEGYICEEYRKVRVKGHVEAIKQRIIELKQ; encoded by the coding sequence GTGGATAAAACTAAAGCACCAGATTTTTGTTTGCAAAACCAAGAAGACAAAAAAGTCTGTCTTACAGATTACAAAGGAAAATGGGTCATCTTATACTTTTATCCAAAAGACAACTCCAAAACTTGTACATTAGAAGCGGTTGATTTCACTGACAACTTGAAACAGTTTGAAGAACTGGACACAATTGTTATCGGAGTAAGCCCAGATTCAGTAAAAAGTCACAAAAATTTTGCATCCAAACATAACTTGAATATCATACTTTTGAGCGATCCAGAACATCAAGTTCTTGAACAATACAAGGTTTGGAAACTAAAGAAAATGTATGGACGAAAATACATGGGCGTGGAACGTAGCACGTTCATCATCGATCCTGAGGGCTACATTTGCGAAGAATACAGAAAAGTTCGAGTTAAGGGCCATGTTGAAGCGATTAAACAACGAATAATAGAATTAAAGCAATAA
- a CDS encoding triphosphoribosyl-dephospho-CoA synthase — MGTSQFSEKADYISRCLELAILFEVSGYPKPGNIHRTADFSETTFEHFLASAVAIAPSFRKAAEQGIKFLKGKIEASELGIGFVIKDAVKRMLSSQNGGNTLLGAIIILAPIATAAGMTNEKMSLPEVRKNIKLVVESTTPEDAIQTYDAIALVSPGGLNKSKQLDVNDSTSKKKIVEQQITLFDTFKIASSYDSIAYEWVNNYPITFDLGYPYFVKELEKKGNLNTATVHSFLKILSEVPDTFISRKVGQEKAEKISIEAKNVLKQGGLSTSNGKQLLLEFDKNLRAPKNDLSPGTTADITEAVLALNNLTGYIP; from the coding sequence ATGGGAACAAGCCAATTTTCAGAGAAAGCTGATTACATTTCTCGATGCTTAGAACTTGCGATTCTTTTTGAAGTAAGTGGTTATCCGAAACCAGGAAACATCCACAGAACAGCAGACTTTTCAGAAACCACATTCGAACATTTCCTAGCATCAGCTGTTGCTATAGCTCCATCATTTAGAAAGGCAGCAGAACAAGGAATAAAATTTTTGAAGGGAAAAATTGAAGCTTCAGAACTGGGCATTGGTTTTGTAATTAAAGACGCAGTTAAAAGAATGCTATCTAGCCAAAACGGAGGTAACACGTTGTTAGGTGCAATCATTATTCTTGCTCCTATAGCCACAGCAGCAGGGATGACAAATGAAAAAATGTCATTACCTGAAGTTAGAAAAAACATCAAATTGGTTGTTGAGTCAACCACTCCTGAAGATGCAATACAAACCTATGATGCCATTGCGCTTGTCAGTCCAGGCGGGTTGAATAAATCTAAACAGTTAGATGTAAACGATTCAACATCTAAAAAGAAAATTGTAGAGCAACAAATAACGTTGTTTGACACCTTCAAAATTGCATCATCTTATGATTCAATTGCCTACGAGTGGGTGAACAATTATCCGATCACCTTTGATTTGGGGTATCCATATTTCGTTAAAGAACTAGAAAAAAAGGGTAACTTAAACACTGCTACAGTTCATTCTTTCTTGAAAATTCTATCAGAAGTTCCAGACACATTCATTTCTCGAAAAGTAGGTCAAGAAAAAGCTGAAAAAATTTCAATAGAAGCAAAAAATGTGCTAAAACAGGGCGGGTTATCAACTTCAAATGGAAAACAGCTGTTATTAGAATTTGACAAAAATCTTAGAGCCCCAAAAAATGATTTGAGCCCGGGAACAACAGCGGATATAACAGAGGCAGTTTTGGCTCTCAATAATTTAACTGGATACATCCCGTAA
- a CDS encoding polysaccharide biosynthesis C-terminal domain-containing protein gives MEDLSDSGPKRLISGGAWFLALMILSGVFWFVLGIQITNYYGPAGFGLFNTAYSTFDFMWALIFGGLFEGLIHFGACHLAEKKEDVSQYFAKYVRYLTSISVIMFIVLTILSFQISDIIYRTMVLSLGVAFLFSGTKDALSSISGSLHNSKQLSITQSFGFYVVSIIGIIFTVMNVPQELLPVLVIFTPISQLIICMYFLRPYLKDLVRYNVDCFKNKNIKDSIIHDIKDFKQIFVFGFSISVGKISFMIMKSLDIPLLNLFFDYSDVGVYSVADTISSVLFMMTAFSLPIISSVSEAWTKKDDVLLEKYVKISIKYPLIIGLPLTIIIFALAEHIVLLYSSAAQAAAVPLQILIIGTFLLMFGKTLSSILIGIGKPKLSGTLLAVAAIQYLVSLFVFVPMFGLNGAAISLTLTGVTSLILIPYFIHRNLKVDVYSGIPKVIASGIVMAIIILLFPKTNLLYLILGVIVSVAVYGVLIYYSKYLTQEDIKILRSSREE, from the coding sequence ATGGAAGATTTGAGTGACTCAGGACCAAAACGATTGATTTCAGGGGGAGCTTGGTTCTTGGCGCTCATGATTCTGAGCGGCGTATTTTGGTTTGTCTTGGGAATTCAGATCACAAATTACTACGGTCCTGCAGGTTTTGGATTATTCAACACAGCATATTCAACTTTTGATTTTATGTGGGCACTCATTTTTGGGGGACTCTTTGAGGGATTGATTCATTTTGGTGCCTGCCATTTAGCTGAAAAAAAAGAGGATGTTTCTCAGTATTTCGCAAAATATGTAAGGTATCTCACATCAATTAGCGTTATAATGTTTATCGTTTTAACCATTTTATCGTTTCAAATTTCAGATATTATCTACCGGACAATGGTTCTTTCATTGGGTGTTGCGTTCTTGTTCTCAGGAACAAAAGATGCATTGTCATCCATAAGCGGGTCGTTACATAACAGCAAACAACTTTCAATAACTCAATCTTTTGGATTTTATGTGGTTTCAATAATTGGCATAATATTTACAGTAATGAATGTTCCACAGGAACTATTACCGGTACTTGTGATATTTACGCCAATCTCCCAGTTAATTATCTGTATGTATTTTTTGAGACCATACCTCAAGGATTTGGTCCGGTATAATGTAGACTGTTTTAAAAACAAAAATATCAAAGACTCCATTATCCATGATATTAAAGATTTTAAACAAATTTTCGTTTTTGGTTTTTCGATATCAGTGGGTAAAATATCTTTTATGATAATGAAGAGTCTGGACATTCCTTTGCTCAATTTGTTTTTTGATTATTCGGATGTAGGAGTATACAGTGTAGCAGATACCATATCCAGTGTTTTGTTCATGATGACAGCATTTTCCTTACCAATCATTTCTTCTGTTTCTGAAGCATGGACCAAAAAAGACGACGTTTTATTAGAAAAATATGTGAAAATTTCAATAAAGTATCCCCTCATTATTGGATTGCCGTTAACAATAATTATTTTTGCATTAGCTGAACATATCGTCCTATTATATAGCAGTGCAGCCCAAGCAGCAGCAGTACCCCTTCAAATTCTTATCATTGGAACTTTTCTTCTGATGTTTGGAAAAACATTGTCATCAATACTTATTGGAATTGGAAAACCCAAACTATCCGGAACATTACTTGCAGTTGCTGCTATACAGTATCTTGTTTCATTGTTTGTTTTTGTTCCAATGTTTGGTCTGAATGGAGCCGCAATTTCTTTGACCCTCACAGGAGTAACATCTTTAATATTAATTCCATATTTTATTCACCGAAACCTAAAAGTCGACGTTTATTCAGGAATTCCAAAAGTCATCGCATCAGGAATCGTAATGGCAATAATCATTCTGCTTTTCCCAAAAACTAACCTACTATATCTAATCCTAGGAGTAATAGTAAGTGTTGCAGTCTATGGAGTTTTGATATACTACTCAAAATACCTAACTCAAGAAGACATCAAAATTCTAAGAAGCTCAAGAGAAGAATAA
- a CDS encoding AAA family ATPase has translation MSASEELEQAATKYALEAVRLDNQGSKGMAITMYQKGISTLLKLVRLYPNYGLNSVYIQRAQAYQERIKALQGGAPVQPINGYAPQQYERTEEVPKGPAEPSRPGAGAPEDKSSYDELVLQEKPNVKWEEVVGLEIAKKAIKEAIVYPVERPDLFPLGWPRGILLFGPPGCGKTLLAAAVATEIDGAFVSVDAASVMSKWLGEAERNVAKLFNQARNTAKKGKPAILFIDELDSLIGMHSNEVGGETRVRNQFLKEMDGVMDKGKKLHVYVIGATNKPWALDWPFIRRFQKRIMVPLPDYDARLHLLKLYTNHLNLSPKMDLDEFARLAAGFSGSDIRDICQSAHLRVIGELFDSGKASDKHAKPRPLSIEDFKNILADRKPSVSPRVLSTYKEWSEAFKAL, from the coding sequence ATGAGTGCTTCTGAGGAACTTGAACAAGCAGCAACAAAATACGCTTTAGAAGCCGTACGCCTTGACAACCAAGGTTCCAAAGGCATGGCCATTACAATGTACCAAAAAGGTATCTCGACTCTTTTGAAACTTGTAAGGTTATACCCGAATTATGGACTTAACTCGGTTTACATTCAACGTGCACAAGCTTACCAAGAACGGATAAAAGCCCTCCAAGGAGGCGCACCCGTTCAACCAATCAACGGTTATGCCCCGCAACAATACGAACGCACTGAAGAAGTGCCAAAAGGTCCCGCTGAACCATCCAGGCCTGGTGCTGGTGCACCAGAAGACAAGTCAAGCTACGACGAACTAGTATTACAAGAAAAACCCAACGTAAAATGGGAAGAAGTAGTTGGTCTAGAAATCGCTAAAAAAGCAATCAAAGAAGCAATAGTCTACCCCGTTGAACGCCCTGACCTATTCCCATTGGGCTGGCCACGAGGAATTCTCTTGTTTGGTCCACCTGGATGTGGTAAAACATTGCTGGCTGCTGCAGTAGCAACAGAAATTGACGGAGCGTTCGTTTCTGTAGACGCAGCATCAGTAATGTCCAAATGGTTAGGCGAAGCCGAACGAAATGTGGCCAAACTTTTCAACCAAGCAAGAAACACAGCCAAAAAGGGTAAACCAGCAATATTGTTTATCGACGAACTAGACTCATTGATTGGCATGCACTCCAACGAAGTTGGTGGAGAGACCCGTGTTCGCAACCAGTTCCTTAAGGAAATGGACGGCGTTATGGACAAGGGCAAAAAACTTCACGTTTACGTAATTGGTGCAACCAACAAACCATGGGCGTTAGATTGGCCATTTATCCGAAGATTCCAAAAACGAATTATGGTTCCCTTACCTGATTATGATGCTCGACTACATCTGCTGAAACTTTACACAAACCATCTAAACCTCTCACCTAAGATGGACCTTGACGAATTTGCACGTCTAGCTGCAGGATTTTCTGGCAGTGACATACGTGACATTTGTCAATCTGCGCACCTTCGGGTTATAGGCGAATTATTTGACTCTGGCAAAGCAAGCGACAAACATGCAAAACCTAGGCCTCTTTCAATTGAAGACTTCAAGAATATCTTGGCTGACAGAAAGCCCAGCGTATCACCTCGGGTTCTTTCAACATACAAAGAATGGTCTGAAGCGTTCAAAGCCCTATAA